From one Streptomyces spiramyceticus genomic stretch:
- a CDS encoding LLM class flavin-dependent oxidoreductase: protein MDAIRGTASAAAPVPLSVLDLATVGRGRTATHALRTSVDIARQAESRSFHRYWVAEHHSMPGVASSSPAVILAHIAARTDRIRLGSGGVMLPNHAPLVIAEQFGTLEAFAPGRIDLGLGRAPGTDGATAAALRRTERLHEGADDFPQQLAELTRFLDDDFPDGHPYARIHAVPGPVQGPSARPPIWLLGSSGFSARLAGTLGLPFAFAHHFSAQNTIPALDLYRESFRPSAVLDAPYALIGVSALATDDEKEARRQVLTGALSMVRLRSGRPGLIPTPEEAEAYAFSPLEREFVDGWLGNVIHGTPDTVRTGLDDLAKRTGADELMITANAHGGDVRLRSYELIANAYGLPRA from the coding sequence GTGGACGCGATCCGAGGCACGGCGAGCGCAGCCGCGCCGGTACCCCTGTCCGTACTCGACCTGGCGACGGTAGGCCGCGGCCGCACCGCCACCCACGCGCTGCGCACCAGCGTCGACATCGCCCGCCAGGCCGAGAGCCGCAGCTTCCACCGCTACTGGGTGGCCGAGCACCACTCCATGCCCGGGGTCGCCAGCTCATCCCCGGCCGTGATCCTCGCCCACATCGCCGCCCGCACCGACCGCATCCGCCTCGGTTCGGGCGGCGTCATGCTGCCCAACCACGCACCGCTGGTCATCGCCGAACAGTTCGGCACGCTGGAGGCCTTCGCCCCCGGCCGCATCGACCTGGGCCTGGGCCGCGCCCCCGGCACGGACGGCGCCACCGCGGCCGCACTCCGCCGCACCGAACGCCTCCATGAGGGCGCCGACGACTTCCCGCAGCAGCTCGCGGAGCTGACCCGCTTCCTCGACGACGACTTCCCCGACGGCCACCCCTACGCCCGCATCCACGCCGTCCCGGGCCCGGTGCAGGGCCCCTCCGCCCGCCCCCCGATCTGGCTGCTCGGCTCCTCCGGCTTCAGCGCCCGCCTCGCCGGAACGCTCGGCCTGCCCTTCGCCTTCGCCCACCACTTCTCGGCGCAGAACACCATCCCGGCGCTGGACCTCTACCGTGAGTCCTTCCGCCCCTCCGCCGTCCTCGACGCCCCGTACGCCCTGATCGGCGTATCGGCGCTCGCGACGGACGACGAGAAGGAGGCCCGCCGCCAGGTGCTGACCGGCGCCCTGTCGATGGTCCGGCTGCGCAGCGGCCGGCCCGGTCTGATCCCGACGCCGGAGGAGGCCGAGGCGTACGCATTCAGCCCGTTGGAGCGGGAGTTCGTGGACGGCTGGCTCGGCAACGTCATCCACGGCACCCCGGACACGGTCCGTACCGGCCTCGACGACCTGGCCAAGCGCACCGGCGCCGACGAGCTGATGATCACGGCCAACGCGCACGGCGGCGACGTACGTCTGCGCTCGTACGAGCTCATCGCAAACGCGTACGGCCTGCCCCGCGCCTGA